One window of the Dreissena polymorpha isolate Duluth1 chromosome 5, UMN_Dpol_1.0, whole genome shotgun sequence genome contains the following:
- the LOC127831649 gene encoding uncharacterized protein LOC127831649 isoform X1 has protein sequence MHIFHSVNVLPFFRVLPHIRMDHTYIKGERVSGFQVIGSRSGPDHIYSSCAPKDSSTPPKRGSKRAVSTPTGQTPTHEPKRIELDEKTRHNKWSLDETSFLREYSQTLRKDGESENSFWNNCAIAMNNMFGGKNRTGKSCKMAAWRLNLSGTCNSTMCTSVNEEFVDFTPLSETKGNNVGTQTDLSFNNKQRSNKQDWFFFEPRKNLQGTTNVCAETVNTAALRRLRTYSELKESEIQEIIQKISSSSPREVAGHILSSPLRGSIIVELLNEIEYAAKECCNKDSVLAQKDFCDLAEFKWHELIDELLEQQPLLADVLLAVSLPTSKIGNTKSVQSLIPVISTVFGILMKTRYQELSLVQKMIAMTLANEQTSQKVQFVSTVFGVFFQMLC, from the exons ATGCATATATTTCATTCTGTAAACGTTCTTCCTTTTTTTCGAGTTCTTCCGCATATAAGA atggatcatacttatataaaaggggagagaGTGTCTGGGTTTCAAGTGATCGGGAGTAGGTCTGGCCCAGATCACATATACAGTTCCTGTGCCCCCAAAGACTCAAGTACCCCTCCGAAACGAGGAAGCAAGAGGGCAGTGTCAACTCCCACAGGACAAACACCTACACATGAACCTAAAAGGATTGAACTG GATGAAAAAACCAGACACAACAAATGGTCCCTTGATGAGACATCCTTTCTGAGAGAATACAGTCAGACATTACGAAAAGATGGCGAGTCAGAAAACAGTTTCTGGAACAACTGCGCAATTGCAATGAACAACATGTTTGGTGGAAAAAACAGAACAG GGAAGTCCTGCAAGATGGCAGCCTGGCGGTTAAATCTTTCTGGTACATGTAACAGCACCATGTGTACTTCTGTTAATGAAGAATTTGTGGATTTTACGCCGCTGTCAGAGACAAAAGGAAACAATGTGGGAACCCAGACTGATTTGTCTTTTAATAATAAGCAAAG GTCTAACAAACAAGACTGGTTTTTTTTTGAACCACGGAAAAATCTGCAGGGG ACAACGAATGTGTGTGCTGAAACAGTAAATACGGCCGCACTAAGACGTTTAAGGACCTACTCTGAGCTAAAAGAGTCTGAGATACAGGAGATCATACAAAAAATAA GTTCCAGCTCTCCAAGAGAAGTAGCAGGGCATATATTGTCTTCTCCATTGAGAGGAAGTATCATTGTtgaacttttaaatgaaattgaatatgcaGCAAAAGAATGCTGCAACAAGGACAGTGTTTTGGCCCAAAAGGATTTCTGTGACCTGGCTGAATTTAAATGGCATGAACTCATTGATGAATTATTAGAGCAACAGCCATtgctagctgatgttctcttggcTGTGTCTCTACCAACTTCTAAGATAGGGAATACAAAATCTGTTCAGAGCCTTATACCGGTCATATCTACTGTGTTTGGAATTTTGATGAAAACACGATACCAGGAGTTGTCGTTAGTTCAAAAGATGATCGCAATGACTTTAGCTAATGAACAAACAAGCCAAAAAGTACAATTTGTTTCAACTGTgtttggtgttttttttcaaatgttatgtTAA
- the LOC127831649 gene encoding uncharacterized protein LOC127831649 isoform X2: MSGIMADAMIIMDHTYIKGERVSGFQVIGSRSGPDHIYSSCAPKDSSTPPKRGSKRAVSTPTGQTPTHEPKRIELDEKTRHNKWSLDETSFLREYSQTLRKDGESENSFWNNCAIAMNNMFGGKNRTGKSCKMAAWRLNLSGTCNSTMCTSVNEEFVDFTPLSETKGNNVGTQTDLSFNNKQRSNKQDWFFFEPRKNLQGTTNVCAETVNTAALRRLRTYSELKESEIQEIIQKISSSSPREVAGHILSSPLRGSIIVELLNEIEYAAKECCNKDSVLAQKDFCDLAEFKWHELIDELLEQQPLLADVLLAVSLPTSKIGNTKSVQSLIPVISTVFGILMKTRYQELSLVQKMIAMTLANEQTSQKVQFVSTVFGVFFQMLC; the protein is encoded by the exons ATGAGCGGAATAATGGCCGACGCGATGATAATA atggatcatacttatataaaaggggagagaGTGTCTGGGTTTCAAGTGATCGGGAGTAGGTCTGGCCCAGATCACATATACAGTTCCTGTGCCCCCAAAGACTCAAGTACCCCTCCGAAACGAGGAAGCAAGAGGGCAGTGTCAACTCCCACAGGACAAACACCTACACATGAACCTAAAAGGATTGAACTG GATGAAAAAACCAGACACAACAAATGGTCCCTTGATGAGACATCCTTTCTGAGAGAATACAGTCAGACATTACGAAAAGATGGCGAGTCAGAAAACAGTTTCTGGAACAACTGCGCAATTGCAATGAACAACATGTTTGGTGGAAAAAACAGAACAG GGAAGTCCTGCAAGATGGCAGCCTGGCGGTTAAATCTTTCTGGTACATGTAACAGCACCATGTGTACTTCTGTTAATGAAGAATTTGTGGATTTTACGCCGCTGTCAGAGACAAAAGGAAACAATGTGGGAACCCAGACTGATTTGTCTTTTAATAATAAGCAAAG GTCTAACAAACAAGACTGGTTTTTTTTTGAACCACGGAAAAATCTGCAGGGG ACAACGAATGTGTGTGCTGAAACAGTAAATACGGCCGCACTAAGACGTTTAAGGACCTACTCTGAGCTAAAAGAGTCTGAGATACAGGAGATCATACAAAAAATAA GTTCCAGCTCTCCAAGAGAAGTAGCAGGGCATATATTGTCTTCTCCATTGAGAGGAAGTATCATTGTtgaacttttaaatgaaattgaatatgcaGCAAAAGAATGCTGCAACAAGGACAGTGTTTTGGCCCAAAAGGATTTCTGTGACCTGGCTGAATTTAAATGGCATGAACTCATTGATGAATTATTAGAGCAACAGCCATtgctagctgatgttctcttggcTGTGTCTCTACCAACTTCTAAGATAGGGAATACAAAATCTGTTCAGAGCCTTATACCGGTCATATCTACTGTGTTTGGAATTTTGATGAAAACACGATACCAGGAGTTGTCGTTAGTTCAAAAGATGATCGCAATGACTTTAGCTAATGAACAAACAAGCCAAAAAGTACAATTTGTTTCAACTGTgtttggtgttttttttcaaatgttatgtTAA
- the LOC127831649 gene encoding uncharacterized protein LOC127831649 isoform X3 has translation MHIFHSVNVLPFFRVLPHIRMDHTYIKGERVSGFQVIGSRSGPDHIYSSCAPKDSSTPPKRGSKRAVSTPTGQTPTHEPKRIELDEKTRHNKWSLDETSFLREYSQTLRKDGESENSFWNNCAIAMNNMFGGKNRTGKSCKMAAWRLNLSGTCNSTMCTSVNEEFVDFTPLSETKGNNVGTQTDLSFNNKQRSNKQDWFFFEPRKNLQGTTNVCAETVNTAALRRLRTYSELKESEIQEIIQKIMFQHCSGNCIWGVKF, from the exons ATGCATATATTTCATTCTGTAAACGTTCTTCCTTTTTTTCGAGTTCTTCCGCATATAAGA atggatcatacttatataaaaggggagagaGTGTCTGGGTTTCAAGTGATCGGGAGTAGGTCTGGCCCAGATCACATATACAGTTCCTGTGCCCCCAAAGACTCAAGTACCCCTCCGAAACGAGGAAGCAAGAGGGCAGTGTCAACTCCCACAGGACAAACACCTACACATGAACCTAAAAGGATTGAACTG GATGAAAAAACCAGACACAACAAATGGTCCCTTGATGAGACATCCTTTCTGAGAGAATACAGTCAGACATTACGAAAAGATGGCGAGTCAGAAAACAGTTTCTGGAACAACTGCGCAATTGCAATGAACAACATGTTTGGTGGAAAAAACAGAACAG GGAAGTCCTGCAAGATGGCAGCCTGGCGGTTAAATCTTTCTGGTACATGTAACAGCACCATGTGTACTTCTGTTAATGAAGAATTTGTGGATTTTACGCCGCTGTCAGAGACAAAAGGAAACAATGTGGGAACCCAGACTGATTTGTCTTTTAATAATAAGCAAAG GTCTAACAAACAAGACTGGTTTTTTTTTGAACCACGGAAAAATCTGCAGGGG ACAACGAATGTGTGTGCTGAAACAGTAAATACGGCCGCACTAAGACGTTTAAGGACCTACTCTGAGCTAAAAGAGTCTGAGATACAGGAGATCATACAAAAAATAA TGTTCCAGCACTGCAGTGGAAACTGCATCTGGGGAGTGAAGTTTTAA
- the LOC127831648 gene encoding uncharacterized protein LOC127831648 has product MSKNEQKYSDVVEILDSYENLVISVCNQANVEAMEVHIGGDQLTRERFSGAKRLRAAALTEMERFHHLTPITFELFHLQMSVLTLFYQQLYNTTNTEPFTLHAQKIRLLRTDADGNDVKNHYNHCKELAVSFIKSYIIEAACEQFGINDYNTVPDIHLPNDDDSVSSWLLEVVQPVTEKILDACKLDSDLDHGYCDKASDYANLVLQLGVLFMELNDVVKYPDRDRLLAVLKILMVILKGHNTRSKYALEILRLLCQQFALLSESQAYSSLYGMFVNTGGKLDTNSPADLEMEHLVRLTKGHLKAMCSNKSESSVRKRSCAFYGMKKICDNFDEQTKVVHRAQKHKVLSSVEDEKAIIKDLRKVRPFQHVCGRQIASMKHCPKNPVKKINTVELHKWISQNQIKFYYEIGR; this is encoded by the coding sequence ATGTCGAAAAATGAACAGAAATATTCAGATGTGGTAGAAATACTAGACTCCTATGAAAATCTTGTAATATCTGTTTGCAACCAGGCAAATGTTGAAGCAATGGAGGTGCACATTGGTGGAGACCAACTCACTCGAGAAAGATTTTCAGGAGCTAAGCGCTTAAGAGCAGCAGCACTTACTGAAATGGAGAGATTTCACCATTTGACACCAATTACATTTGAGCTTTTCCATTTACAGATGTCTGTTCTCACTTTGTTTTATCAACAACTCTATAATACAACAAACACAGAGCCCTTCACACTCCATGCACAAAAGATTCGTCTGCTTCGAACAGATGCTGATGGTAATGACGTTAAAAACCATTATAATCATTGCAAAGAGCTGGCAGTATCTTTTATCAAATCGTACATAATTGAGGCAGCATGTGAGCAATTTGGCATTAATGACTACAATACTGTTCCTGATATTCATCTGCCGAATGATGATGACTCAGTCTCCTCTTGGCTATTGGAAGTAGTTCAACCAGTTACAGAAAAAATTCTCGATGCTTGTAAACTTGATAGTGACTTGGACCATGGATACTGTGACAAAGCATCTGACTATGCGAACCTTGTTCTACAACTAGGTGTTCTGTTCATGGAATTGAATGATGTGGTAAAATACCCAGACAGAGATAGATTACTGGCAGTCCTGAAAATACTTATGGTCATCTTAAAAGGACATAACACCAGATCGAAGTATGCTCTTGAAATTCTTCGTTTATTGTGTCAGCAATTTGCTTTGTTAAGTGAGAGTCAGGCATATTCTAGTTTGTATGGAATGTTTGTTAATACTGGGGGGAAACTTGATACAAACAGTCCAGCTGATTTAGAAATGGAACACCTGGTTAGATTGACAAAAGGTCATCTGAAAGCGATGTGTTCTAACAAGTCCGAGTCTTCAGTGCGGAAACGAAGTTGTGCATTTTATGGTATGAAGAAAATCTGTGACAACTTTGATGAACAAACAAAAGTTGTTCATCGTGCTCAAAAGCACAAAGTGTTGTCATCTGTTGAAGATGAAAAGGCAATTATTAAAGACCTGAGAAAAGTGAGGCCATTTCAGCATGTGTGTGGAAGACAAATTGCTTCAATGAAGCACTGTCCCAAAAATCCGGTAAAGAAGATTAACACGGTAGAACTGCACAAATGGATTTCTCAGAACCAAATTAAGTTTTATTATGAAATTGGACGTTAA
- the LOC127831647 gene encoding putative ATP-dependent DNA helicase Q1: protein MADAMEIVINSQSITDALQKYCSEFQTNISELKPLQFKAVQTLLSKKDCICALPTGYGKSLIYEILPFIVPKCIVIVIVPLNAIIEQQILKLYGQSFSMSMSIDTVDLSITKYFFFHPETVLNSLEVNKLFRSVKFQDYNKFLVIDEAHCVIEWGGEFRKDFKRIYQLKSLVSCPILALSATITKAGQTEIAKCLHLTNYEVVSASPAKDNIKMVVMNRPSPNSKGNTSFTPYDYIFVPVLQQLKSEIDNFEITIVYCKTINWIGYGYELAKQILGDEFYSGKPSEKTARVMMYHSSMEGSDGKLKKHIVETLQTERSTIRLIIASVALGMGADLRHVKRVIHAGPPTSLETYIQEIGRAGRSHDDALAILFFNKSDIASEHMTREMKDYCVNSTICRRSLVNQYFGFETQEVKQFSICCDLCNNELGIEYDFSKLSAN, encoded by the exons ATGGCGGACGCGATGGAAATA gtTATAAACAGCCAGTCAATTACAGATGCTTTGCAGAAATATTGTTCAGAATTCCAAACTAATATATCAGAGCTCAAACCACTACAGTTTAAAGCAGTACAAACATTATTATCAAAAAAAGACTGCATCTGTGCTCTACCCACTGGTTATGGCAAATCATTAATTTACGAAATTTTACCTTTTATTGTTCCAAAATGTATTGTGATTGTTATTGTGCCTTTAAATGCCATAATAGAACAGCAAATACTGAAACTCTATGGACAATCTTTTTCTATGTCTATGAGTATAGACACTGTTGACTTATCaattaccaaatattttttctttcatcCAGAGACTGTTTTAAACTCTCTTGAAGTGAACAAACTATTTCGCTCTGTTAAATTTCAAGATTATAACAAGTTTCTTGTAATCGACGAGGCTCATTGTGTTATTGAATGGGGCGGAGAATTTAGGAAGGACTTTAAAAGAATATACCAACTGAAGTCTCTTGTAAGTTGCCCAATTCTTGCTTTGTCAGCAACAATAACAAAAGCAGGTCAAACTGAAATTGCAAAATGTCTGCATTTGACTAACTATGAAGTTGTAAGTGCTAGCCCTGCAAAAGACAACATTAAGATGGTCGTTATGAATCGTCCTAGTCCAAACTCCAAAGGGAATACCTCATTTACACCATATGACTATATATTTGTACCGGTTTTGCAACAACTGAAGAGTGAGattgataattttgaaataactattgtatattgtaaGACAATTAATTGGATTGGTTATGGATATGAACTTGCAAAGCAAATACTTGGTGATGAATTCTACTCAGGAAAACCATCGGAGAAAACTGCAAGAGTCATGATGTACCATTCATCTATGGAAGGCTCTGATGGGAAG TTGAAGAAACATATTGTTGAGACGTTACAGACTGAAAGGTCTACGATCCGACTGATAATTGCATCTGTGGCTCTAGGCATGGGTGCAGATTTGAGGCATGTTAAGAGGGTGATTCATGCTGGACCTCCTACTTCCTTAGAAA CTTATATACAAGAGATCGGCAGAGCAGGAAGAAGCCATGATGATGCCCTGGCCATTCTCTTCTTTAACAAATCAGACATTGCATCTGAACATATGACCAGAGAAATGAAGGACTATTGTGTAAACTCAACTATCTGCCGAAGAAGTTTAGTTAaccagtattttggttttgaaactcAGGAAGTCAAACAGTTTTCAATTTGTTGTGATTTGTGCAATAATGAACTGGGGATAGAATATGATTTTAGTAAACTGTCAGCTAACTAA